The following proteins come from a genomic window of Lolium rigidum isolate FL_2022 chromosome 5, APGP_CSIRO_Lrig_0.1, whole genome shotgun sequence:
- the LOC124656126 gene encoding uncharacterized protein LOC124656126 translates to MGRENHKSAALGARNSPSRISPPPINTTQQPLLHRSSMVGGACGGGRALRRVDSAPRPTLCRSDAMKKQKKRSKRSRLSAALRELKLAAKARDKDGLLQILVTGHRASRDDGAAGGTSTVADTGAEQHARPWTQRGGADAAAEAGGGPLLDSGRPVPSGGACGRRCASWVLAAAFVFALACVVALGTAPAICCCTCAAWLCGGRAAKENASDSAGAVLRLRGSCRGRATRAIVQPQVGSRTLYKAEVAGG, encoded by the exons ATGGGTAGAGAGAACCACAAGTCAGCCGCGCTCGGGGCCCGAAACTCGCCGTCGAGAATCTCCCCGCCGCCGATCAACACCACCCAGCAGCC ACTGCTCCACCGGTCAAGCATGGTCGGCGGAGCCTGCGGGGGCGGTAGGGCGCTCCGGAGAGTCGACAGCGCCCCGAGGCCGACGCTGTGCAGGAGCGACGCCatgaagaagcagaagaagaggAGCAAGCGGTCCAGGCTCTCCGCCGCGCTGCGGGAGCTCAAGCTGGCCGCCAAGGCCAGGGACAAGGACGGCCTCCTGCAGATCCTCGTCACCGGGCACCGCGCTAgccgcgacgacggcgcagccggcGGAACATCGACGGTGGCCGACACGGGTGCCGAACAGCACGCTCGGCCCTGGACGCAGCGAGGTGGCGCCGATGCTGCCGCGGAAGCCGGCGGTGGTCCACTTCTCGACTCCGGGAGGCCGGTGCCATCCGGGGGAGCCTGCGGTCGGCGTTGCGCGAGCTGGGTGCTGGCCGCGGCGTTCGTGTTCGCCCTCGCGTGCGTGGTGGCGCTCGGGACGGCGCCGGCCATCTGCTGCTGCACCTGCGCCGCCTGGCTGTGCGGCGGCCGCGCTGCGAAGGAGAATGCATCAGACTCCGCGGGCGCCGTCCTGAggctgaggggctcctgccgtggCCGCGCCACGAGAGCGATAGTACAACCACAAGTCGGTAGTAGGACGCTGTACAAGGCAGAGGTCGCCGGTGGGTGA